One Gordonia zhaorongruii DNA segment encodes these proteins:
- a CDS encoding copper resistance CopC family protein — protein MVRFVKRSTVLTVLIAFAALLGGVMAGPAAAHSALTGSSPEDGASLDKAPDTVTLTFNEELQENYAVLKIVGPDNHFWEKGKPAISGTEVSVPVQDLGPAGEYKVNYRVTSADGHPVEGQVAFTLTAAGNGTPGPVADDWQPQAHDDGIKAWPFIIGGVVLVLLVGGAVAYVLIKRRR, from the coding sequence ATGGTCAGGTTCGTCAAGCGTTCGACGGTGCTCACCGTCCTCATCGCATTCGCTGCTCTCCTCGGCGGTGTGATGGCCGGGCCCGCCGCCGCGCACTCGGCGCTCACCGGTTCGTCGCCGGAAGACGGCGCGTCTCTCGACAAAGCCCCCGACACCGTGACGCTGACGTTCAACGAGGAGCTGCAGGAGAACTACGCGGTCCTCAAGATCGTCGGCCCCGACAACCATTTCTGGGAGAAGGGAAAGCCCGCCATCAGCGGAACCGAGGTGTCGGTACCGGTACAGGACCTGGGCCCGGCCGGTGAGTATAAGGTGAACTACCGCGTCACCTCCGCCGACGGGCATCCCGTGGAAGGGCAGGTCGCGTTCACGCTGACCGCCGCCGGAAACGGCACGCCGGGACCGGTGGCCGACGACTGGCAGCCGCAGGCCCACGACGACGGCATCAAGGCATGGCCGTTCATCATCGGTGGCGTCGTGCTCGTCCTGCTCGTCGGCGGCGCCGTCGCGTACGTGCTGATCAAGCGCCGCCGCTGA
- a CDS encoding alpha/beta fold hydrolase, producing MTESTAAGPDDGQSTRSGLRETANNGFGRVRRGARHALRPHPVEHVPAGRRIDLPGRGTTYITDSGNPDGPAVFLLHSVSTTGLLCWYPAIPELQKDYRVLTIDHRWHGRGIRSDGFSLADCADDVVAVADQLGVDTFTAAGFSMGGGIAQLTWRRHPDRVDGLVLCSTGPYFSSIEPGRLAAEQRIGKALKVADKVLPTPSDKRLDDAGRHPVAWALAQVASTPLGHQGEFSAAMAEFDSRLWLNEVDVPSAVVVSTRDKIVAPERQQLLVDAIPGAQRFDVDGGHACCVLGSEEFVPQFASAVGAVSRAAVKA from the coding sequence ATGACCGAATCGACTGCTGCCGGCCCCGACGACGGGCAATCCACGCGATCGGGGCTGCGCGAGACCGCGAACAACGGGTTCGGCAGGGTACGACGGGGGGCGCGGCATGCGCTCCGCCCCCATCCGGTCGAGCATGTGCCCGCCGGTCGGCGGATCGACCTGCCCGGCCGCGGCACGACGTACATCACCGACTCCGGAAACCCCGACGGCCCGGCAGTGTTCCTGCTGCACTCGGTGAGCACTACCGGACTCCTCTGCTGGTACCCGGCGATCCCCGAACTTCAGAAGGATTACCGCGTCCTGACCATCGATCACCGGTGGCACGGGCGGGGAATCAGGTCCGACGGTTTCTCACTCGCCGACTGTGCCGACGACGTGGTGGCTGTCGCCGACCAACTCGGCGTCGACACGTTCACCGCGGCCGGATTCTCGATGGGCGGTGGCATCGCCCAGCTCACGTGGCGGCGTCACCCGGACCGCGTCGACGGCCTGGTCCTGTGCTCGACCGGCCCGTACTTCTCCAGTATCGAACCCGGCAGGCTCGCCGCCGAGCAGCGCATCGGCAAGGCGCTCAAAGTCGCGGACAAGGTGCTTCCGACTCCGTCCGACAAGCGCCTCGACGATGCGGGCAGGCATCCCGTCGCGTGGGCGCTCGCGCAGGTCGCGTCCACTCCTCTGGGGCATCAAGGCGAGTTCAGTGCGGCGATGGCGGAGTTCGATTCGCGGCTGTGGCTGAACGAGGTGGACGTGCCGTCGGCCGTCGTCGTCTCGACCCGCGACAAGATCGTCGCGCCGGAACGACAGCAGTTGCTCGTCGATGCCATCCCCGGAGCGCAGCGATTCGACGTCGACGGCGGCCACGCATGCTGCGTCCTCGGCTCCGAGGAATTCGTCCCGCAGTTCGCGTCGGCGGTCGGGGCGGTCAGTCGGGCGGCCGTCAAGGCGTAG
- a CDS encoding CopD family protein — MTKHRGLVAGASALTVLAGVAVVWILARPDGPEPSAWVDAFALAAVSTLFGLGMLALVDAEPAPGTVAVVAALWGATSLISAWLQVAERAGAGPLDVGLRDMATGVESGLPVIVCVLGALAVLGWSYAAASGARSGGVNAYVVGAIAAVGILVSSVTGHAGQSSWVPLVVGVHAIAAAWWVGTLAALVLTVRGRGGWARSLPVFSERAIVVVGVLTVTGVIAGVAQIGIGSQWWDTGYGRVLVAKVVALGCAVAVAWWHRTTWLAKARRHGASEKDSIRHAGYELALLTLVLGLAAGLAATGV; from the coding sequence ATGACCAAGCACCGCGGTCTCGTCGCCGGCGCGTCGGCGCTCACCGTGCTTGCCGGGGTCGCCGTCGTCTGGATCCTCGCCCGCCCAGATGGCCCCGAACCGTCGGCATGGGTCGACGCGTTCGCACTCGCCGCCGTGTCCACGTTGTTCGGGCTCGGCATGCTCGCTCTCGTCGATGCCGAACCCGCGCCCGGAACTGTGGCCGTGGTGGCCGCGCTGTGGGGCGCGACGTCGCTGATCTCCGCGTGGCTGCAGGTGGCCGAGCGGGCGGGTGCCGGACCGCTGGATGTCGGCCTTCGGGATATGGCGACCGGCGTTGAATCCGGTCTGCCGGTGATCGTCTGCGTGCTGGGTGCGTTGGCGGTGCTCGGGTGGTCGTATGCCGCGGCGAGCGGCGCCCGGTCCGGGGGAGTCAACGCGTACGTGGTCGGTGCGATCGCCGCAGTCGGGATCCTCGTCAGCTCGGTGACCGGGCACGCCGGACAGTCATCGTGGGTGCCGCTCGTCGTCGGAGTGCACGCGATCGCCGCCGCGTGGTGGGTGGGCACACTCGCTGCGCTGGTGCTGACGGTGCGGGGCCGCGGTGGCTGGGCGCGATCGCTGCCGGTGTTCTCCGAGCGCGCGATCGTCGTGGTCGGCGTGCTGACGGTCACCGGCGTGATCGCCGGCGTCGCGCAGATCGGCATCGGGAGCCAGTGGTGGGACACCGGATACGGGCGCGTGCTCGTCGCCAAGGTGGTGGCGCTGGGGTGCGCCGTCGCGGTGGCATGGTGGCACCGGACGACCTGGCTCGCGAAGGCTCGGCGGCACGGCGCGAGCGAGAAGGACTCGATCCGTCACGCAGGTTACGAGTTGGCACTGCTGACGCTGGTGCTCGGGCTGGCTGCCGGGTTGGCGGCGACCGGGGTCTGA
- a CDS encoding alpha/beta fold hydrolase, translating to MIPIDRPKLEGSIAVGDKRQRRIGFSEFGNPDGPAIVWLHGTPGARRQIPTQAREYAETRGFRLIGLDRPGVGSSTAHSYDSISDFASDFQTVLDTLGIDKFSVIGLSGGGPYALAVTHVLSDRVVSTGVVGGVAPINGPDAVHGGAVQLAQHAVPLINVAGAPIGKALSTILGVARPIADPAISIYGRLSPEADREILSRPEFRAMFLDDLLHGGSRRMEAPFADLQLFVRDWGFRIGDVQSKVHWWHGDADNIIPYEHGAHMVALLPNATLYTLPDQSHLSGLNHAVEILDTLLNAWE from the coding sequence GTGATTCCTATCGATCGACCGAAACTCGAAGGTTCCATCGCCGTCGGCGACAAGCGCCAACGGCGCATCGGTTTTTCGGAGTTCGGCAATCCTGACGGTCCGGCCATCGTCTGGCTGCACGGCACGCCGGGCGCCCGCCGCCAGATCCCCACGCAGGCACGCGAGTACGCGGAGACGCGCGGGTTCCGGCTCATCGGCCTCGACCGGCCCGGGGTCGGCTCGTCGACGGCGCACTCGTACGACTCGATCAGCGACTTCGCGTCCGACTTCCAGACCGTCCTCGACACACTGGGCATCGATAAGTTCTCGGTGATCGGGCTCTCGGGTGGCGGACCGTATGCGCTCGCGGTGACGCACGTCCTGTCGGACCGTGTCGTGTCGACGGGTGTCGTCGGCGGCGTGGCGCCGATCAACGGCCCGGACGCGGTGCACGGTGGCGCGGTCCAGCTCGCGCAGCACGCGGTTCCGCTGATCAACGTGGCGGGCGCCCCGATCGGCAAAGCGCTCAGCACCATCCTCGGTGTCGCCAGGCCTATCGCCGATCCGGCGATCAGCATCTACGGCAGGCTGTCGCCGGAGGCGGACCGCGAGATCCTCAGCCGCCCCGAGTTCCGCGCGATGTTCCTCGACGATCTGCTGCACGGCGGCAGTCGTCGCATGGAGGCACCGTTCGCCGACCTGCAGCTGTTCGTGCGCGACTGGGGATTCCGGATCGGCGACGTGCAGTCGAAGGTCCACTGGTGGCACGGTGACGCCGACAACATCATTCCGTACGAGCACGGCGCCCACATGGTCGCGCTCCTCCCGAACGCCACCCTCTACACACTCCCCGACCAGAGTCACCTGAGCGGCCTCAACCACGCCGTCGAGATCCTCGACACGCTTCTCAACGCCTGGGAGTAA